A stretch of the Actinoalloteichus fjordicus genome encodes the following:
- a CDS encoding (2,3-dihydroxybenzoyl)adenylate synthase, with product MNTEALVPWPADLAHAYRVAGCWRGRSLGSGPWEWAEQWGDRVAVVGGDRRLTFRELAMLTDRLAEGFGAVGLVRGDTVLVQLPNGWEFVVTTLACLRAGVVPVMMLPPHREYELASIGRHVDAKALIVPDDWRGYDHQELALRVAATLPSPAKVIVAGENVRSECLGLRELMSRSGQVDARRRRLDAVSPDASDVAVFLLSGGTTGVPKVIGRTHDDYDYNIRRSAAVCGFGPDTVYLAVLPAGHNFPLASPGILGALSAGGRVVMLPSPRSETVFATIAAERVTVTSAVPAIVLRWMEEVSVTGPDLSSLRIVHVGGSVLSPEVAARIGPALGCRVQQVYGMAEGLLCYTPIDAPDEVTHRTQGAPISPYDELLVVDRDGRAVPRGRIGELLTRGPYTPRGYFGVPEQNALSYTEDGWYRTGDLVRITPEGNIVVCGRVKDLINRAGEKISAGEIETLVQEMPAIIEAAAVAMPDPQVGERVCLFVRARPGRTLTLDDVAEALTARGVAAFKIPERLELLDDLPHTPVGKPDKAALRGLLAAKPDTRS from the coding sequence ATGAACACCGAGGCGCTGGTTCCGTGGCCCGCCGATCTCGCCCACGCCTACCGCGTGGCGGGCTGCTGGCGGGGCAGGTCGTTGGGCTCCGGTCCCTGGGAGTGGGCCGAACAGTGGGGCGACCGCGTAGCCGTGGTCGGCGGAGATCGGCGATTGACCTTCCGAGAACTGGCGATGCTGACGGACCGGCTCGCCGAGGGGTTCGGCGCTGTCGGCCTGGTCCGGGGAGACACCGTCCTCGTACAGCTGCCGAACGGGTGGGAGTTCGTCGTCACCACGCTCGCGTGCCTCCGCGCCGGGGTGGTGCCGGTGATGATGCTGCCCCCGCATCGTGAGTACGAGCTGGCCTCGATCGGCCGCCACGTCGACGCCAAGGCGCTGATCGTGCCCGACGACTGGCGCGGGTACGACCACCAGGAACTCGCGCTGCGAGTGGCCGCCACGCTGCCCTCCCCCGCCAAGGTGATCGTGGCAGGCGAGAACGTCCGGTCCGAATGCCTCGGGCTTCGGGAGCTGATGAGCCGCAGCGGCCAGGTCGACGCCCGCCGCCGCAGACTCGACGCCGTGTCGCCCGACGCCTCCGACGTCGCGGTGTTCCTGCTTTCCGGCGGCACCACCGGCGTGCCGAAGGTGATCGGCCGGACACATGACGATTACGACTACAACATCCGCCGGAGCGCCGCCGTCTGCGGCTTCGGACCGGACACGGTGTATCTCGCGGTCCTGCCCGCCGGACACAACTTCCCGTTGGCGTCGCCGGGAATCCTCGGTGCGCTGTCGGCAGGCGGACGGGTCGTGATGCTGCCGAGTCCTCGATCGGAGACGGTCTTCGCCACGATCGCGGCCGAGCGCGTCACCGTCACCTCGGCGGTCCCGGCCATCGTCCTGCGCTGGATGGAGGAGGTGAGTGTGACCGGGCCGGACCTCTCCAGTCTGCGCATCGTTCACGTCGGCGGATCGGTGCTGTCACCGGAGGTCGCGGCCCGGATCGGCCCGGCCCTGGGCTGTCGTGTGCAGCAGGTCTACGGAATGGCGGAAGGACTCCTCTGTTACACGCCGATCGACGCACCCGACGAGGTCACGCACCGAACCCAGGGAGCTCCGATCAGTCCGTACGACGAGCTGCTGGTCGTCGACCGCGACGGTCGAGCGGTGCCCCGGGGCAGGATCGGCGAGCTGCTCACCCGAGGGCCGTACACCCCGCGCGGGTACTTCGGGGTGCCCGAGCAGAACGCGCTCTCCTACACAGAGGACGGCTGGTACCGAACCGGCGACCTGGTACGGATCACTCCCGAGGGCAACATCGTGGTCTGCGGTCGGGTGAAGGACTTGATCAACCGGGCGGGCGAGAAGATCTCGGCAGGCGAGATCGAGACGCTGGTGCAGGAGATGCCCGCGATCATCGAGGCCGCCGCGGTGGCGATGCCCGATCCCCAGGTCGGCGAGCGAGTGTGTCTGTTCGTCCGTGCCCGTCCAGGCCGGACCCTCACCTTGGACGACGTCGCCGAGGCCCTCACCGCCAGAGGCGTTGCCGCGTTCAAGATTCCGGAACGGCTGGAGCTGCTCGACGACCTGCCGCACACGCCCGTCGGCAAACCGGACAAGGCCGCGCTGCGCGGGCTGCTGGCGGCGAAGCCCGACACCCGCTCCTGA
- a CDS encoding alpha/beta fold hydrolase produces the protein MRHEPRIDTLIVPGARLHHEVRGSGPVLLIIPTGNGDAEPFAPLADALADRYTVITYDRRGFSRSPMLRPVDDERRLTEDVDDARRLLVHVADGPAHVLGSSSGAVIALALLERHPDRLRTLIAHEPPLASVLPDSAHWLGFYADLYTTFRQSGVEAARKMFREGMGMTTPTRAPEGSALPPDRLAEMLTRLRRNQLFWFEHEIRTYPAFLPDIEALRTFSDRLILAGGTTAREHFPYLPNVELAGRLGTEIMHFPGGHVGYVTHPDEFAAMLGSVLDARTG, from the coding sequence ATGCGACACGAACCCAGAATCGACACGCTGATCGTGCCGGGGGCGCGTCTGCACCACGAGGTGCGAGGGTCGGGACCCGTGTTGTTGATCATTCCCACCGGCAACGGCGACGCGGAGCCCTTCGCGCCGTTGGCGGACGCGCTGGCCGACCGTTACACCGTCATCACGTACGACCGACGCGGCTTCTCCCGCAGCCCGATGCTGCGACCGGTCGACGACGAGCGCCGCCTGACCGAGGACGTGGACGATGCCCGCAGGCTGCTGGTCCACGTGGCCGACGGACCCGCCCACGTGCTGGGCAGCAGCTCCGGTGCCGTCATCGCGCTCGCACTGCTGGAGCGGCACCCGGATCGCCTACGGACGCTGATCGCGCATGAGCCGCCGCTGGCCTCGGTGCTGCCCGACTCGGCACACTGGCTCGGTTTCTATGCCGATCTGTACACCACTTTTCGGCAGTCCGGCGTCGAGGCGGCCCGGAAGATGTTCCGCGAGGGCATGGGGATGACCACGCCCACCAGGGCACCCGAAGGCTCCGCGCTGCCGCCGGACCGGCTCGCCGAGATGCTGACGAGACTGCGACGCAATCAACTCTTCTGGTTCGAGCACGAGATCCGCACCTACCCCGCCTTTCTGCCGGACATCGAGGCGTTGCGGACGTTCTCGGATCGTCTCATCCTGGCGGGCGGGACGACCGCACGAGAACACTTCCCCTACCTGCCCAATGTGGAACTCGCCGGACGTCTCGGCACTGAGATCATGCACTTCCCCGGTGGACACGTGGGCTACGTGACTCACCCGGACGAGTTCGCGGCGATGCTCGGCAGCGTGCTCGACGCTAGAACCGGCTGA
- a CDS encoding MFS transporter translates to MTVPGDGPPPKAGRREWTALAVLMLPTMLTMLDIGVLFLALPELTAALSVSASEQLWITDAYGFLIAGFLVTMGTLGDRIGRRRLLLIGAAAFGVVSVIAAYSSSAEMLIASRALLGIAGATIVPSTLALVMGMFRDPAQRGVAISVWSAALTAGVALGPVLGGVLLHWFWWGSAFLVAVPVMVVLLVTGRRLLPEFANPGAGRLDPLSVVLSLAALLPFVYGVKEIARVGWQFLPLAAAAIGLLFGLAFVLRQRRLAEPLLDLRLFAIRAVSAALVIGLLVAAVQAGTGFLVAQHLQLVEGLSPLNAGLWVLVPTLALIIGIFLSQAVGHLVRPAYLIASGAVIAAVGMVVLTQVGPETGLAVLLIGFTGVYFGVSPVGPLVAQVVVPSAPPEKAGSASSLQSTGGELGVALGIALLGSVGAAVYRAGVDVPPELAGTEAGEASGETLAGALASAGELSPPIADGLVDSARQAFVAGLNTTATICAVAFLGLTVLALTTLRHLPSRAAASKR, encoded by the coding sequence ATGACCGTGCCCGGGGACGGCCCCCCACCGAAGGCGGGCCGCAGGGAATGGACCGCCCTGGCGGTCCTGATGTTGCCGACGATGCTCACGATGCTGGACATCGGCGTGCTGTTCTTGGCGTTGCCTGAGCTGACGGCGGCCCTGTCGGTGAGTGCCAGCGAGCAGTTGTGGATCACCGATGCCTACGGATTCCTCATCGCGGGCTTCCTCGTCACGATGGGGACGCTCGGCGATCGGATCGGCAGACGTCGCCTCCTGCTCATCGGCGCGGCGGCCTTCGGCGTGGTGTCCGTCATCGCTGCGTACTCGTCATCGGCCGAGATGCTGATCGCGTCGCGTGCCCTGCTGGGCATCGCGGGAGCCACGATCGTGCCCTCCACGTTGGCATTGGTGATGGGGATGTTCCGCGATCCTGCGCAGCGCGGGGTGGCGATCTCGGTGTGGTCGGCAGCCTTGACGGCTGGGGTGGCGCTGGGTCCCGTCCTCGGCGGCGTTCTGCTGCACTGGTTCTGGTGGGGCTCGGCCTTCCTCGTCGCGGTACCCGTGATGGTGGTGCTGCTGGTGACGGGGCGGCGGCTGCTCCCGGAGTTCGCCAACCCCGGCGCAGGCAGGCTCGACCCGCTGAGCGTGGTCCTGTCGCTGGCCGCCCTCCTGCCCTTCGTCTACGGCGTCAAGGAGATCGCCCGCGTCGGCTGGCAGTTCCTGCCGCTCGCCGCCGCCGCGATCGGCCTCCTCTTCGGCCTGGCGTTCGTCCTTCGGCAGCGTCGGCTGGCCGAACCACTGTTGGACCTGCGGCTGTTCGCCATCCGCGCGGTCAGTGCCGCCTTGGTCATCGGGCTGCTCGTCGCCGCCGTGCAGGCAGGCACCGGCTTCCTCGTGGCCCAGCATCTCCAACTCGTCGAGGGGCTCTCGCCGCTGAACGCCGGGCTGTGGGTGCTGGTCCCGACACTCGCCCTGATCATCGGCATCTTCCTGAGCCAGGCGGTGGGCCACCTCGTGCGGCCTGCCTATCTCATCGCCTCGGGAGCGGTGATCGCGGCGGTCGGCATGGTGGTGCTGACCCAGGTCGGGCCCGAGACGGGACTCGCCGTCCTGTTAATCGGCTTCACCGGCGTCTACTTCGGCGTCAGCCCGGTAGGCCCGCTCGTCGCTCAGGTCGTCGTGCCCTCGGCCCCGCCGGAGAAGGCGGGGTCCGCGTCCTCGTTGCAGTCGACCGGCGGGGAACTGGGGGTCGCGCTGGGCATCGCGCTGTTGGGCAGCGTCGGGGCCGCCGTCTACCGCGCGGGCGTGGACGTCCCGCCGGAGCTCGCGGGTACCGAGGCAGGGGAGGCCTCGGGGGAGACGCTCGCAGGCGCCCTCGCCTCGGCAGGCGAGCTGTCACCCCCGATCGCCGATGGCCTGGTCGACTCGGCCCGACAGGCCTTCGTCGCCGGTCTGAACACCACCGCGACGATCTGCGCGGTCGCCTTCCTCGGCCTGACGGTGCTCGCGCTCACCACTCTGCGCCACCTTCCGTCTCGTGCCGCCGCATCGAAGCGGTAG
- a CDS encoding nucleotide disphospho-sugar-binding domain-containing protein, with protein sequence MRVLFVVYPSHAHFWPAVPCAWALQSAGHEVRVASHARFEGSVTAAGLTPVGLGDARVDEARTRPDARAPSHPEEVLRYADALGLDAAAREHWIAYFQWLLNPISDYVRTDLPYADELIDFARDWRPDLVIWDPTFACGPVAAKVSGAAHARMLIGPDYLAWSLDRLAERRTELLAAGLSPNPQAELMAPLAEKYGMEVDDELLYGQWSIDPMPPGLVLPTSTTTLSMRYVPYNGAEPFPRWLHRRPERPRVALSLGESTRRFIKGDWGRTPKILEAVDGLDVEMIATVNAPQLEGVERIPDNVRTIEWVPLTQLMPTCSVLIHHGGLGTFGAPVAAKVPQIVCDTGETLMMQPVEVDPKMPGDGTYRVGFEFGISEDVVEKVTSWELPAKKLEATPTADYVVGRGAGLRLNHRTQSVEEIRAVILTAVEDPAIQRGAQDVFDTWLAMPSPADVVPLLERMTLEHRRG encoded by the coding sequence ATGCGAGTCCTGTTCGTCGTCTACCCGTCGCACGCGCACTTCTGGCCTGCGGTGCCCTGCGCCTGGGCCTTGCAGAGCGCAGGACACGAGGTGCGAGTCGCCTCGCATGCCCGCTTCGAAGGCTCTGTCACGGCGGCGGGACTGACCCCGGTCGGTCTAGGCGATGCTCGGGTCGACGAGGCAAGGACACGGCCCGACGCGCGCGCCCCCTCCCATCCCGAGGAGGTGCTCCGCTATGCCGATGCACTCGGGCTGGACGCGGCGGCGCGGGAACACTGGATCGCCTACTTCCAATGGTTGTTGAACCCGATCTCCGACTATGTGAGGACGGATCTGCCGTATGCCGATGAGCTGATCGACTTCGCACGGGACTGGCGGCCCGACCTGGTGATCTGGGATCCGACGTTCGCCTGCGGCCCTGTCGCCGCGAAGGTCAGTGGCGCCGCCCACGCCCGCATGCTCATCGGACCGGACTACCTGGCGTGGAGCCTGGACCGGCTGGCAGAGCGCCGGACCGAGCTGCTCGCTGCCGGGTTGTCGCCCAATCCGCAGGCCGAGCTCATGGCGCCCCTGGCGGAGAAGTACGGCATGGAGGTCGACGACGAGCTGCTGTACGGACAGTGGAGTATCGACCCGATGCCGCCCGGGCTGGTCCTCCCGACGAGCACGACGACCTTGTCGATGCGGTACGTGCCCTACAACGGCGCCGAGCCGTTCCCGCGATGGCTGCACCGTCGGCCGGAGCGGCCGAGGGTGGCGTTATCGCTGGGGGAGTCCACGCGCAGGTTCATCAAGGGCGACTGGGGACGAACTCCGAAGATCCTGGAGGCGGTCGACGGCCTGGACGTCGAGATGATCGCGACCGTCAACGCCCCGCAGTTGGAGGGAGTCGAGCGGATTCCGGACAACGTGCGCACGATCGAATGGGTCCCGTTGACCCAGCTGATGCCCACCTGCTCGGTCCTGATCCACCATGGGGGCCTCGGTACCTTCGGCGCGCCCGTCGCGGCCAAGGTGCCGCAGATCGTCTGCGACACGGGGGAGACGCTGATGATGCAGCCCGTCGAGGTCGACCCGAAGATGCCCGGCGACGGCACCTACCGGGTGGGGTTCGAGTTCGGCATCAGCGAGGACGTCGTCGAGAAGGTCACCTCGTGGGAGCTGCCCGCCAAGAAGCTGGAGGCGACCCCCACCGCTGACTACGTGGTCGGTCGGGGCGCGGGCCTTCGGCTGAATCATCGGACTCAGTCTGTCGAGGAGATCCGGGCGGTGATCCTGACGGCCGTCGAGGACCCGGCGATTCAGCGCGGTGCTCAGGACGTCTTCGACACGTGGCTCGCCATGCCGAGCCCCGCCGACGTCGTCCCGCTCCTGGAACGGATGACCCTCGAACACCGCCGCGGCTAG
- a CDS encoding cytochrome P450 family protein, with protein MSEYDDAVRLPVSAFADPEKLFAMLGDRGPVHRVTLPDGMPTVLVTGNDAARAALADSRLVRGIDAAAPELHRYHPMGGADFPLSAHMLFADPPNHGRLRRLVSKAFTRRRVEEMRPRVQQITDALIDAVAADGSADLVTALALPLPITVICEMLGIPVGDRAEFEEHAEVLTGINTSSGYDEIIAAGRWLDVYLTALVSTRRRAPGADLVSAMLLAQEEDDRLTDAEVRSNAMLLLSAGFETTVNLIANGLLTLLRHPESTAMLRADPTMMPGAVEELLRFDSPVSSVTYHFAREPLEIAGVEIRPGEHVVISAAAANHDPEVFEEPGRLDLRREVGGRILGFSHGIHYCLGAPLARMEGEIAFATVLRRLDDLRLAVPPTELAWKPSYNLHRLTALPVEFTPVTAARPAPAGPNRRAD; from the coding sequence ATGTCAGAATACGACGATGCCGTCAGACTTCCTGTCTCGGCATTCGCCGACCCCGAGAAGCTGTTCGCGATGCTGGGTGATCGCGGGCCGGTTCATCGGGTCACCCTGCCGGACGGGATGCCCACCGTACTGGTCACCGGGAATGACGCGGCGCGGGCCGCCCTCGCCGATTCCCGACTGGTCCGGGGAATCGACGCGGCGGCACCGGAACTGCATCGCTATCATCCGATGGGCGGCGCCGACTTCCCGCTTTCCGCACATATGCTCTTCGCCGATCCACCGAATCACGGGAGACTACGTCGGCTGGTCTCGAAGGCCTTCACCCGACGGCGGGTGGAGGAGATGCGTCCGAGGGTCCAGCAGATCACCGACGCACTGATCGACGCCGTCGCCGCTGACGGCTCCGCCGATCTCGTGACCGCGCTCGCGCTGCCGCTCCCGATCACCGTCATCTGCGAGATGCTGGGCATCCCGGTCGGCGACCGTGCCGAGTTCGAGGAACACGCCGAGGTCCTCACCGGAATCAACACCTCCTCCGGCTACGACGAGATCATCGCGGCAGGCCGCTGGCTGGACGTCTATCTCACCGCGCTGGTGAGCACGCGGCGCCGCGCCCCCGGCGCCGACCTCGTGTCGGCGATGCTGCTTGCGCAGGAGGAGGACGACCGCCTCACCGACGCCGAGGTGCGGTCGAACGCGATGCTGCTGCTGAGCGCGGGATTCGAGACGACGGTCAACTTGATCGCCAACGGCCTGCTCACGCTGCTGCGGCATCCCGAGTCGACGGCGATGTTGCGGGCGGACCCGACCATGATGCCCGGCGCCGTCGAGGAACTGCTCCGATTCGACAGCCCGGTGTCGAGCGTGACCTACCACTTCGCGCGGGAACCCCTGGAGATCGCCGGTGTCGAGATCCGACCGGGCGAGCACGTCGTGATCTCGGCCGCCGCCGCCAACCACGATCCGGAGGTCTTCGAGGAACCCGGTCGCCTGGACCTGCGGCGGGAGGTCGGAGGTCGGATTCTCGGCTTCAGCCACGGCATCCACTACTGCCTCGGTGCCCCGCTCGCCCGGATGGAGGGCGAGATCGCCTTCGCCACCGTACTGCGCAGACTCGACGACCTCCGACTGGCAGTTCCACCGACGGAGCTGGCCTGGAAGCCGAGCTACAACCTGCACCGGCTGACCGCGCTGCCGGTGGAGTTCACCCCCGTCACCGCCGCTCGGCCCGCACCCGCAGGCCCGAACCGCCGAGCCGACTGA